A segment of the Gemmatimonadaceae bacterium genome:
AAGTCGCGGAACTGGGCCATATAGTCGGCATGCACGCCGAAGATGCCCAGCGTCTCGAGCACGGCAATGTGCCGAGGCCGCTCGACACCCTGTGGCAGGTCGGTCTTGAGGCTGCGCTTGAGGCTTATATCGAATCCCTTGAGCCGCACGCCGCGCCCGAAGAGCTGGATGATCTGTGCTCCCTCGCCCTTACCGACGTTCATCAGCCCCATCGTGGACACCCGCCAACTACTCCAGCCCTCGGTGAACTTCTTGGACCCGATCAACAGGTTTACCGGTGACTCGGACGTGTTGATTCCGTGGAAGAGCGATTCGGAGAACGTGGGCTCCGCCACACTTAGGCCGTTCTCCTCGCACAACTTGAGCAGCTTCGTATCATCGCCCACGTTGATCACGCCGAATGGCGGGTTCTCAGCGCCCAGCCGCAGTGCGATCTCGCCGGTCACGCCCTTTAGGTTCTCGACATACAGCTGACCTCCCGCCGAGGCGTGAAATAGCGTCGACAGCGTCTCGTCAAAGATCTGCGCCGGGGTAAACGAGCAGGTATTCAGGTACTCGAAGCGCCGCGCGAAGATATCCTTCCCGTTGGCACCGATCAGCCCCTCGTGCAGCACGCGCCGGATGCGCTCTGTGCTGCCGGCACGGTCGGCAACGTAGCGGGCCAGGAACTTGAGGATCTCCACGATGTCCGACGCATCGCGCGTGGCCAGGCCGGCCGTCACACTGCCTCCCACGAAGATCCACAGCGGCTTCTCGATGTTGAACGGGCGAAATGCCGCGCCCAGTTCGCGAAACAGTCGCTGCTGCTGATAGAACGTCAGCAAGCAGGCCGTGAGGTACAGGTCTTGATGCGCCTGCTGGGTCCCCTCGTCGAGGTTTAGGATCTGATAGTCCTTTCCGAACCCGTCCCCGTAGAAGTACTTGTACGAGTAGTCCACCAGCGTGCTCTTGGCGTAGAGATCGGTGAGCGCCGGGCTCCCTTTGACGGCCTGTCCGAATGTGGCCGAGTATTCGAACGAGAAGCCTTTCTCGCACAGCTTCTCGCGCCTCTTCATCCAGGTGCCTTCCTTGCCACCGCTGGCGCCGCGGTGTCCCTCGTCCACCAGCACAAGGTTGTTGCCCTCGAATGCGTCGATGGCTACGGATTTCTCGCCCATCTCGTCGCGTAGGAGCGTGACCTCGAGAACCTCCACCGCCTGCCCGCTGAACAAGCCGCGCCCGTCTTTGTTGAACAGCTCCGCGGCGATTCCGGCGGCCTCAAACTCGCGAAGGTGCTGCTGCGACAGCCCCTCGTTGGGCGTGAGCAGCAGGATGCGATTGAGCTCCCGCGATCGTCCGTGCGTGGCGAGCGCGTGCTGGTACTGCAGGATGTTGGCGTGCATCAGCAGTGTCTTGCCACTGCCAGTGGCCATCCAGAATGCCAGCTTGTTGAGCTGCGGCCACGCCTCGGCGGCTTCATCGAACGGCGTGATCCGGTCGGGTTCCGGTTTGTCGGCGTTGTACGCGGCCACTTGCGCGTTCAGCGCAGCCAGCAGCGCCTTGGCGTCGGTGAAGTACCGGTCGAGGTAGATCTCCGTAAACAGCAGGCCCAGGTACTGAAAGTACTTCCAGACGATCGGGTCCTCGCCGCGCGTGATACGTCGCTCGTTGAGCCGGAGCGTGTGGCGCACGATGTTCTGGTCGTAGCGCAGCAGGTCGTCGGTGCTGAGCTGCGTGAGGTTGAAGAACTGTGCCGCAATCGCGTGGTGGAACCGGTGGACGTTGTTCTCGTCCAGCCCTTCCATCGCCTCACCCCGCAGGTGCTCGGCCAGCTCCCCGAAGCGCTTCACGTTGAAGAGCGACAGGATCCACTGGTTGAGGATTAGCTTGTATGGGAACGGGACCTGGGGCTTGGTCGTCGAGCGGCGCGTCCGAGCAGCGGGGGCCGCCGCGGTCGCCGTGCCCGAGTTGCGAGGGCGTCCTCTCGGCATCAGAGCACCTGGAACCAGCGCTTGATCTTGAGCGCCATCAGTCTGCGCCGCGTCTCCAGGAAGGAGTCGTAATCGGGGATGCCCTCTCCTAGGAGCGATTCCGGTAAGCAGTGCATCTGGAGGTTCACCCGAAGGTCGTCCTTGCTCGTGATCCCCCCATACTTCTTCGCTCCGCCATGGCACTGCGCGACCAACTCAGCGAAGTACTGTTCCGGTGACTTGTCGCCTATCGCAATGTTGATCTCGCTCTGCGCAAGCACGAAGTTGGCGATCTGATTGTACCGGCCGCGGGGGAGGCCCTGCTGCTTCAGGTGATTGCGCGGGTACACGTGGTGCACGTCGCTGCGGTTGAGCAGCAGGTCCAGCACCGTGATGTCGCGCGAGAGGAAGCCCTTGTCGCCCAGCTTCACCTGTGCCGCCTTGTAGGCGAGGAAGTACGGACTCTGGGCTGACGACGTGTCCATCAGCTGCGGAAGCATACCGGTCCAGAAGCTCTCTGGCAGTTCGTTCTCTAGGACAGATGTCGCGTACGGCACCAGTCCACGCGCCTCGACCTGACGAATATCGAAGTCAAAGGCCGTCTCGGGACTGCCGGTGTAACGCCCGCGCAGGATTGACATCGCGTACCAGCGCCGTACCAGTTGCTCGAGATCTGCCGCGGGTACGCCCTCGGCCCGGCCCTTCAGGTATATGATGTACGCAAAGTTCACGGCGTTGCGGCCGCCGATCAGGTCGCTGGTCACGAAGCCAGCCGAGCGCAGGATCATCGTGATGCGATCGAAGTGCGTCTTGTTGATGAACGCGAGGATGCCCTTCTTCAGCCGCGCGAATGACTGCTCGGCAATCGCTTCCTCGAACTGCTTGGTCTCGAAGTTTCTGCCGGACAAGAGCGCGACCAAGTCCTGCAGCTTCCCGCGTCCGAACTCCGATGTGAACGCCACGCGCAGCATATCCGTGTAGGTCGGATCGTAGATGTCGTCGTTGACATCCTTGAGCCAGCGCATCGCGGGCAGGAACTCGGACTGCGCGAACGCCTTGTCACCCTTCTCGACGCGGGACAGGAACTCCGGCGCCACGGCCAGGTGGCAGAAGTAGTCGATGGCCTTGCGGAGGAGGTTGCCGCCGTACGTCTCGTTGACGGCGATCTTCGACATCGCGAAGTCGGCCTGCGAGAGCTCGGTGCCCGCGGAGTTCACGCGGATGAAGATCTCGGTCACCGTCTCGATGTCGAGGTCATCGGCGAGCTCGATCACCCCAACGTGATTATTGATGGTCTTGCGTAGCTTCTCGATGCTCGCGAAGACTGCGTCCTGCGACACGCCGGGGTTCTTGGCACAGTAACTCGTCACCAACTGAAAGACGCTGGTGCTGGGTGCGAAGACCTCGGCCACATCCTGGATCCACGCAACATCCTTCCGGATCGCTGGGTTGGCGACCTCGAACCGCTCGTCCTGTGGGTGGAACGCAATCCGGATACGGACCGTTTCGTAATCCTTGGTTAGGACCTCGCGGCCCAGCAACGCGGCCATCAGAGCGGTGACGCGCTGTTGCCCGTCAATCAGGATGCGCTTACCCGCCGAGGGGGATCCATCCTTGAGCTTCACGGTAGGGTTTCGCCAAGCGATGAGGTAGCCCACCGGATAGCCCTGATACAGGGAATCCAGCAGGTTGCGCACCTTGGTGGCTTCCCACACGAACGGCCGCTGAATCTCGGGAATGGCGATCTCGCCCGATTTGACCCAGGTGAGAAGCGTTTCGATCGCGTGCGGCGTGACTGAGTAGCGCTGCGTAGACATTACTGTGCACGCTCCGTCCCCTCGAACATCAGGCGATGGAAGTCCTCCTCGATGAGCCGCACCTTCCAGCGGTCATCGGGCATCCTGAGGTTCTCCAGGTTGTTGCCGCCGTTCACCCAAATCACGTCGAACTCCGAGTCTTTGGCCGAGTACCCCTGCTTGGTAAACCACTCGTCGAGCACGAGGTTGTCCTGCTCCACGTCGCCGCTGAGCTTGCGCCAGATCACCAGCGCCTTGCGGCCGTCAGGGGTCGTGCCGGAGACGGTACGGAACCAGTGTGGACCAGCGGCATCCTTCTTGAGGCGCGCGTCCTTGAGCCGGAGCCGTCCTTCGCCGTCCCTCACGAAGGCCCCGCTGAACGATTGCGGTGCCGCGATGTGACGCACGGTCAGGCCGACGAGCCAGTTGAACGTCTCCAATAGGTCAACATTCACCTCACGGCTCTCGTCGGAGCCTGGGCGCTTGACCTTGAGTCGGTACGCCGTGGGATCGGTGAAGGCTTGCACGTTGAGCAGCGACTGCGAGCCGCGCGTCTCCACGTTCAGCATATAGCGGAGTACGTATTGCTCCTTGAGCCCATCCGGGCCGTGGGCCTCAGGCGAGTCGAGCAGGAGCTGCTGGGTGGCGGTGCGGCGCGTCTCGAGGTTGTTGAGCGCGTCCTCATACGACTCCAGCCGTAGCACCTTGACGATGCGAGGCGCGCGCTCGGACTCCTCAGCGTTGGGGAGGCGCCTCGGCTTGCCGTCCTTCCACTCGGGGGTGAAAGTGACCTTCTTGATGCGTGGCAGGAGAACGGCGTCGAAGTGGTCTCCCATCTCGACGAGAACAAACTTGCGGCTTCCGCCGTCCTCTCGGTTGAGGTTAATCAGGGCGTGTGCGGTAGTGCCGGATCCAGCGAAATAGTCGAGAGTGACAGTGCCGCTACCCACGCGCACGACGCGTTCAATCAGCCCCGTCGGCTTCGGGCTCGTGAATGTTGTATCTGGTAGCAGGTCACGTAGCTGCCGAATGCCATCTTGGTTGTGGCCCACTTCCTCGTGCCTCCAGATTGTTCGGGGCACTACGTCGCCGACCTCCGAGAGAAAACGCTTGTAGGCGGGAACCGCATTCGTGCCATCGCGGCCCCACCAGACACGGCCTTCCAGCTCGTTGATCTCGTGCTGTTCGCGCGAGTACGCCCACACGCGAGATCGCTGTGGCCACACGTCTTGGCCTGTGGTCGGGTTCCGAATCGCGTAGAATAAGTTCGGCCGCTCGTCCGCTGACTTGTTTGACTTGTAGTTGTCAGCCTTCCAGCGACCGCGCGGGTCCTTGTCTGGATTGCTGTACGAGGCATCCTGCGCCTCTGTGCGCGGCAGCTTTGTCGGCCGCCAGCGCTCGCGTGAGCGCGCGAACGCTACCACGAAATCGTGATCGTCGCTAAACCACTTGGCGTCGTTCGCTGGCGCGTACTTCTTCTGCCAAATGATGTTGCTCACAAAGTTTTCAGCCCCGAACGCCGAGGAGAGCAGGCTGTAGAGAAGAGCTTGCTCTCCGTCGTCGATGCTAGCGAACAGTGCTCCGTCGCTAGGGTTGAGGAGCGAGAATGCTGTGTCGGCGCGTTCGATCATCATCGATGCCCAACTCGAGTGCTGATAGCTGTCCTTGTAGGCGAATCCGTCACCGCCCGTGTTGTAGGGAGGGTCGATGTAGATGCAGGGTATCGTTCCACGGAACAGCGACTGCATCACGGAGAGCGCCTGGAAGTTCTCGCTATGGAACAGCACGCCGTCCACGTGCGCGTCCACATCGCCGAGCCCGTCCAGCAGCCGCGCAACAAAGTCCGCGTCGAAGTGCCGCGTATCCACCACCATCGACGGCTGCCCCTTGAGGAACTCCACCGCCAGCGGCACGCTATACGCCGCGGCCACCAGGTCTCCAGCGATCGAATCAATCCCACACAACCGCACCCACTCCTCACGCTGCGCTTCGTTCGCCGCGATCTCTGCGTAGAACGTCTCCGGAATCACCCCGAGCCGAACGCACCACGATGTCTCTACCACGAACTTCTTCTTGAGCCACAGCTTCTTCTGGAAGTCCTCCAGTTGCGCCAGGAAGTCGATGATCTTCCCCGCAATCCGCCGCACTACCTTGATCTTCGACAGATACTGCTCCACACGCGGCGCCGTCTCGCTCTCCACATCGTCAAGGTGCATCACCTCGCTCTTGATGTAGAAGTCGAGCTCGCGGCGCAGGAATCCACCCAGGTCCTTGTGGATGAAATAGTCGAACGTGTTGCGGTCCGAGTAGCCCTTGAGATGCTTGGCCAACACCGTGCGCTTGGGATCCTTCTCGGTGGGCGCAGGCGCCTGCAACGCCGCTACCCAGTCAGCGACCGCGGCATCGGTGCTCGCCAGCACCGCTGCTTCGGCCTCGGCGTTGAGCTCGGCCTGCTTCTTCGCATCCGGCTGGTAGGTGAAGCGCACCACGAGTTCACCATTCTCCACTGCGAGCGGCTGCTCTGCTGCCAGCTTGAAGCGACGATCCTTCCCCTCCGCCACCTTCACATTGCCGTGCTCCCCCTCGGCGGCGTCCACCAGTCGGAAGTGCACGCGCATCGGCTTCGCCTCGTCATGCGGCCGCAGCTGAAACGCGTAGTCGCGCAGGTATTCGCTGGTCTTGATGTAGTACTGGTCCTTGTTGGCCCAGTGCAGCGTCACCTCCTCGCCTTCGTACGGAATGGCGTACACCCCCGGCTTGTACACGCGCTTGGCTAGGTAGTCGCCCTCGGAGTAGTAGCGGCGGAAGAACGAGTACAGGTGGTCATACACCTCGCGCTCGAGCGTCTTCACGTCGACTGCTTCGTTGGCCAGCTTCTTTCGCAGCTCCTTCACCTTCGGTGAGGCGTCCGGCGTGAGCCCCGCCGCCTCGACGCCGGCAATGACCTTGGCCAGCTCCTTCTCGATCTCCGCCTTGTCCGCTGACTGGTACTGCGCGAAGGCCTGCTGCACGTGCGGCAACAGGTCCTCATCGAGGAACTTGGTGACTTCGGCGCTCTTGGCGTGCATAACGCGGTAGAGGCCGAAGTCCAGGTCCGGCTGGTCGAGCTGGAAGAGCTCCTGCAGCAGGGTCTTCAGCTTGGTGTACTGCTGGGTCATCGGTCGTCCCGTCGGTCAGTGATCCAAGGTATCATTGCGTCAGTTCCCAGAGCGCACGGATGGGCACCGCATAGAGGCCGTCGCCGAAGCTCACGCTGGCCTCGCCGTCGTACAGCACCACGCCACCTGCAAACCGCTTGCCCAGCGCCGTCTGCAGCTTGCGGATTCCCCGGAAGTCGGAGGCGGTGACTGTCGCGGACGCCTTGACCTCCACTGCGGCCAGCGCGCGCGCGCCCTGCTCGATCACGAGGTCCACCTCCACTCCGTCCTTGTCGCGCAGGTGGTGGAAGCGCAGGTCGTCATCCCGCCAACTGGCCTGACGCCGAAGTTCCTGCACCACGAAGGTCTCCAGCAGCTGTCCCAGGGTGCCGCGGTCCTCCGACAGTGCGGCTTCGTCGAGCCCCAGCAGCGCGCAGGCCACGCCGGTATCGGTGACGTGGAGCTTGGGCGTCTTGATGAGGCGACTCAGCCTGTTGCTGTGCCAGGGCGGCAGCTCTTCAAGCAGGAAGATGCGCTCCAACAGCGTCACGTAGTCCCGGATGGTTGGCCGGCTCAACTGAAAGGGCGCCGCGAGGTCACTCACGTTGAGGAGGTGCGCGGTCTGTCCGGCCGCCAGCGTGAGCAACCGCGGGAGAGCGTCCAGCGACGCAATCCGAGCCAGGTCGCGCACGTCGCGCTGCACCAGCGTCTCCACGTAGTCGCGGTACCAGGTCGCCCGCCGCTGCGCCGAGCTGCGGGCGAGCGCGGTTGGAAAACCACCGGACACGATGCGCCGCCCGAGCTCCTTGCCCAACCGAGCGTAGGGGCGCGCCTTGAAGCCACCTCCGAACAGGGCGTCGAGGAACGCGGGCTTCGCTCTTGCCAGCTCGCTCTGCGCCAGCGGGTGCAGGCGCAGGATCTCCATCCGTCCGGCGAGCGAGTCGGAGAGCGTGGGTAGCAGCAGTACGTTGGCCGAGCCCGTGAGCAGGAATCGGCCCGGTCGCCGGTCGCGGTCCACCGCGCGCTTGAGGGCGGTGAAGAGCGCAGGCGCGCGCTGGACCTCGTCCAGGATCGCGCGCTCGGGTAGGTCGCCCACAAAGCCTACCGGGTCGGTGGTCGCCGCCTCCAGCGTGACCGCATCGTCAAAGCTGAAGTAGCCGTAGCCGTGCGCGTCCCCTGCCGCTTGGGCGAGGGTCGTCTTGCCGCACTGCCGAGGCCCGTGGATCAGCACCACCGGCGACTCGGCTAGTGCCTGTTCGAGCAGTGGCGTCGCGAACCGCGGATACGGAGGGATGGGTGCCATTACGGCCAAATGTAAGCTTCGGTGGCGGCCATATGCAATCTAGATTAGCGGCCGATTGCAATGTTAGATGGCGGCCATATGAAAAGCACCTCGACTCGGAAGCCCGGCGCCTCCGGGCGCTGCGGAGTCACCGTCACACCACCGTCCATCGGACCGAGAACAGCGTCTCGGTCTCGGCGCGCTGCGCCAACCGACGCTCCAATTCGTCAATCAACCGGTCGCGCTTTTCGAACACTTCGTCCTCGGCGGCGAAGATCTCCTGCCGCTGCTTGCGCTGCTGGCGTTCCAGCTTCTGGATGCGCTCCTGGACGGCGTGCTGCTCGGCCAAGGTCACCGCCTGCCGCGCTTCGCGACGCAGCGCCTTGATCTGCTCCTTGGTGTCGTGCAGCGCCTTCTCGGCCGAATGCACCAGGTCCTCGGCCCAGCGTTCCAGCTTCTCGCGCGCCGCCTGAAAGTGCGCGTTATTCTGCTCCAGCGAGCGACTGACCGTGGCCTGCGCGTGACGCTCCGCTTCGCGCGCCAGTTGGCCCTGCGCTGCGGACGGCAGCACGTGCGGTGCGGCCGTGCCGCCCAGTCCGAACAGCTTCTCCATTGTCTCCTGATCGAGGGCGACGCCCGCATCGTCGAAGCCGGAGAAGAGCAGATACTCCTCGCGTTCGTAGGAGTCCACGGCGAGGCGCGTGAGCGTGAGGTAGCCGGAACGCCCGCGCAGGGATTCAGCCGCAGCGATGCGTGTCGGGTGAGCCGAGCTGTCGAAGGTGAGGTGTGCGCTCGGTGTGAGTAGCCCCTTGGCGCTCTCGATTACGTGTTCGCCCAGCGGGTGCGAGAGTCGGTAGAGGAAGCGGCTCGCCTCCTCGCCGCTGGCGTCGCCATCGCTGGCGCGCGGGTGTGTCTTGGAGATCAGGTGGTAGCGACCCGTGGCGATGTGGTCGTCTGGGGCGCGGTACAGGTCGAAGGCCAAGGCCGCATCGTCAAAGCTGGCGGCCTCGTGCAGCATCCAGCGGGTGAGCGCCCAGAAGCGCTGGCCCACGCGATCTAGCTGTGCCTGCGCGTCCGCTAGTTGCACGCGCAGCCGTTGGTGAACGTCCTCGTCGAAGTGTTCGAGCAAGGCGCGGCGGGTGTCGTCGAGGCGCGCGCGGATCTGTTCGTCTAGCTCATCCTGAAGCGCCTTGAACGCCGCGTCAATCTCAGCCGGCGTGCGGCACTCTTGGTAGATGGCCAGAATGCGCTGCTCAAAGTCCACGCCGCTGTCGATGCTGCCGAGAACGTCGTCAGAGGCGCCGAAAACGCCGCTGAAGAGGGAGAACTTCTCCGTCAGCAGCTCGAGTACTCGCTTGTCGGCAGCATTGCGCTCGTTGAGGAAGTTCACAACCACGACGTCATGCCGCTGGCCGTAGCGATGGCAGCGTCCAATGCGCTGTTCGATGCGCTGCGGATTCCACGGTAGGTCATAGTTGACCACTAGGGAGCAGAACTGCACGTTGATGCCCTCGGCCGCCGCTTCGGTGGCCAGCAGGATCGTGGCGTGGTCGCGGAAGTGCTCGACGAGTGCGGTACGGAGCTCCACCGCCTTCGACCCCGAAATCCTCCCGGAATCGCGATTGGCCTCGAGCCATCGCTGGTAAATCGCCGTCGCTTCGGGCCCACCATTGGTCCCGTTGAACACGACCACCTGGCCCGCATACCCGTGGGTCTCGAGGAACTGCTTGAGGTAGTCCTGCGTGCGCCGTGACTCTGTGAAGATGAGAGCCCGTCGCGCGGCGCCCGTCTTCGCCATCTCCGCAAGTCCAACGTCGAGCGCGGTGAGGAGTGCCGCAGACTTGCTGTCCTCGCCGATGCGCCTCGCACGGTCCGCTAGGCGGCGCAGAATCTCTATCTCTTCGCGAAGCTGCTGTCGATTGATGGGCACCGAGGACTCGGTTTCCAAGCCGGCCGCGTCCTCGTTCGCGAGGATCTCGTCCAGAAGGTCCTCTTCGAGTTCCTCGGACTCGATGAGTCGCTCCGTGAACTCGGGGTCGTTACCGACCCGTTCGTCGCGCAGCGACTCCAGGCGCTTCCGCAGAGCATCAAGGGTGCCGGCAATCGCCTGTGAGGAAGAGGCCAGCAGCTTGCGCAAGATGAGCGCCGTAAGGTGGCGCTGACGATGGGGAAGCGCATAGCTGTCCTCACGCTGCAGGAACTCCGAGACAGCTTCGTACAATGCGTGCTCGTCGTCAGTCGGCTGGAAAGGTCGTGTGAGCGGACGCCTTTCCGTGTAGCGAACGTACTCGGTAACCTGATTCCGCAGAGTGCGCTTGCAGAACGTTGCCAGCCGCGTGCGGAGCGCATCTAGATTGCTGCCGGCGCTCGCGTAAAGCGACCGGAACGCATTGACGTCGCCGAACAGTGTGTCGTCGATGAGCGTCGACAGGCCGTAGAGCTCGAGAAGCGAGTTCTGCAGCGGCGTGGCGGTGAGTAAGAGCTTTCGGCAACCCTCCGTCGCCCACCGTATCCCCTGACCCACCTTGTTGCTCGGACGGAAGGCATTCCGGAGCTTGTGAGCCTCGTCGATGACAACCAGGTCCCATGCCACACCTCGCAGCTCATCCCGAAACGCGTGCGCAAAATGGTATGACATCACTTGGATCGCACCGGATGCGAACGGGTCGTGGCCGGCCCGGCGCGCTTCGCGAAGCGACTTAGCGTCGAGCACCAGTACCGGCAGTTTGAACTTCTCGCCGAGCTCCAGCGCCCACTGCTTCCGAATCGCAGCTGGAGCGATCACCAGGAGCCGGCGCTTGCGCTCGGCCCACAGTTGGCAGAGCACAATGCCCGCCTCGACTGTCTTGCCGAGGCCGACTTCGTCAGCGAGGATCACGCCCTTCGAGAGGGGGGAGTGCAGGGCGAATAGGGCGGCCTCGATCTGATGCGGATTGAGGTCAACTGCTGCGTCGAACAGCGCTGAGGAGAGGCGGTCGATGCCTCCGGCGGCCCGCCGAGTCAGGTCGTGGGCGTAATACTTGGCGTGGTGAGCGGAGAGAGACATCAACTCGTCGTGTGCGGTGCTCGGCGTTCATCGGTGGCGCGCCGTTGGGCGGCCGGGCGCACGCAGCAGTTGTCTTGAATGCAAATGCAAGCAGAAGTGCCGGGCCGGTAGCACTGGCGCATCCCTCCTAGCCTAGGGCGCCAGACGCTCACCCAATCATTCTCGGCGCAACGATTCGCCGCGAGCCTCGTTAGGCTGTCCAAAGAGCGGCGGAAGGCAACAGCACAGCAACAAACGCACGCACGCAAGCTGAGAACTCTGCATTCTTCTCCTGCATCTTCCTTAGCTCGTCGAGCCTAACTGGCGTCAACGGATCAGCGTCGTTGGCGGATAGGTCGATCAATGCGCGCGCGCGTGCGAGCACGTCCAGCTTCTGCTGAATCAGAGCGGGGCGGTCATACAAGTGTAACTCGAGCTTCCGGACCGAGAACTCAGCGCTGGCCGCACCAATCCGCCACGTAACCAGTGGTCCGCAGTGTACGACATCCTCCTCCACCGCGTGGAGATATGGGTCTATGAACGGCAGCTCGTCGCTGTGGTAGTCAGACTTGCGCCGATTGCACTCAGTGCAGGCGACCGTAAGGTTGTCCCAGACAAACCGCAACTCCTGGAACTTGCTTGCAGGCTTCTTGTGCTCCACGTCCCCAGGCGTGTTGTGGCCGATTCTGCTCTCACAGAACACGCACTTCCATCCGGTCTCCTCGCGAAGGGCAGCGCGCACGTCATCGTGCCGATAGCGCTTGCGCTTCGTTTCGTTCGTCGGGTCTGCAAGGTACTCCTGGAGCCACCTCGCTCCGTTCTCGACTAGCACTGTCGGCTCGGCACCTTTTTCATGACGCCTCATGAGAGCGAGCTCTCGCCTCGAAGAGGAGCCTGGACGAGGTAATCTCCGAAAGCCGATTCAAGCCCTTCTTCGCGCAGTCGCTCACGGAGCTCCGAGATGGCATCCGCGTCAAATGAGCGATCTGCGAACCCGGACAAGAGCTGCTTGATTCGTGCCTCAACCCACAAAGGCATCACGACGGGAACGTCCAATACATCACGAAGCAAGCGCTGCGGCGAACCCGCCAGATCCGTGTGCTCAAGCCGACGTGACGTGACGCGTTGGTTAGTCCCGAACAAGAGACCGTAGACTGCTGCAACTGGCGACGATGCCACTACGAACGGGCTGTGTGTTGCAACGACAAACCGGTGGTCAGGAAATGCGTCGAGCAGTCGCGGCAGAAACTCGCGTTGCATGCTCGGGTGCAGATGATTCTCAGGCTCATCCAACAGCACCGTGCACGTTCGGCCACCGATTGCGTGCATATGAATCTGCCAGGCAATGCCAAAGATGGCATTGAGGCCTCCTGACATTGACTCCAGAGGGAAGCGCCCCGTGCGTGTGCGAAGCAGGACCTCTGGAGTATCGATCTCAATCCGTTCAAAGCCGAGATGCTGTGGGAGAAGCTTGCCGAGGATGCTCTCGAAGCCGCGAAGGATACCCTCGTACTCCTGGTTCGCACTTACTGACGAGTTGCCCTCTCCAAAGACCGCGAAGCCAATTAATGCCTCCTTCATTGCAACGGATGGGTTTCGTCTAGGCGACTCCCCGTAAGACTGAAAGAGGAAGTTCTGGTAGGCTTGGAAGTGCTGCTCAGATGTTTTCGGGTCAATCGGAATGTTTTGCAGGCGCGCGTAACCGGGAGGAGGGCGATGCGACGGAATGTGGATGCCGGCGACGGGCCGCTGATTATCGAGTTGAATATTGGTCTGTGTGGAATCTGCGACCGGAGCGACGATGCGAGCTTGGTGTCCTTCTGAGTATCCAAGGGTTCCGATGGGCACACCGCTGATTTCCGGCTGCTCTTCGGCATCCCACGCGTCTGAGTATCGCCGAC
Coding sequences within it:
- a CDS encoding ATP-binding protein, whose translation is MAPIPPYPRFATPLLEQALAESPVVLIHGPRQCGKTTLAQAAGDAHGYGYFSFDDAVTLEAATTDPVGFVGDLPERAILDEVQRAPALFTALKRAVDRDRRPGRFLLTGSANVLLLPTLSDSLAGRMEILRLHPLAQSELARAKPAFLDALFGGGFKARPYARLGKELGRRIVSGGFPTALARSSAQRRATWYRDYVETLVQRDVRDLARIASLDALPRLLTLAAGQTAHLLNVSDLAAPFQLSRPTIRDYVTLLERIFLLEELPPWHSNRLSRLIKTPKLHVTDTGVACALLGLDEAALSEDRGTLGQLLETFVVQELRRQASWRDDDLRFHHLRDKDGVEVDLVIEQGARALAAVEVKASATVTASDFRGIRKLQTALGKRFAGGVVLYDGEASVSFGDGLYAVPIRALWELTQ
- a CDS encoding DEAD/DEAH box helicase family protein, encoding MSLSAHHAKYYAHDLTRRAAGGIDRLSSALFDAAVDLNPHQIEAALFALHSPLSKGVILADEVGLGKTVEAGIVLCQLWAERKRRLLVIAPAAIRKQWALELGEKFKLPVLVLDAKSLREARRAGHDPFASGAIQVMSYHFAHAFRDELRGVAWDLVVIDEAHKLRNAFRPSNKVGQGIRWATEGCRKLLLTATPLQNSLLELYGLSTLIDDTLFGDVNAFRSLYASAGSNLDALRTRLATFCKRTLRNQVTEYVRYTERRPLTRPFQPTDDEHALYEAVSEFLQREDSYALPHRQRHLTALILRKLLASSSQAIAGTLDALRKRLESLRDERVGNDPEFTERLIESEELEEDLLDEILANEDAAGLETESSVPINRQQLREEIEILRRLADRARRIGEDSKSAALLTALDVGLAEMAKTGAARRALIFTESRRTQDYLKQFLETHGYAGQVVVFNGTNGGPEATAIYQRWLEANRDSGRISGSKAVELRTALVEHFRDHATILLATEAAAEGINVQFCSLVVNYDLPWNPQRIEQRIGRCHRYGQRHDVVVVNFLNERNAADKRVLELLTEKFSLFSGVFGASDDVLGSIDSGVDFEQRILAIYQECRTPAEIDAAFKALQDELDEQIRARLDDTRRALLEHFDEDVHQRLRVQLADAQAQLDRVGQRFWALTRWMLHEAASFDDAALAFDLYRAPDDHIATGRYHLISKTHPRASDGDASGEEASRFLYRLSHPLGEHVIESAKGLLTPSAHLTFDSSAHPTRIAAAESLRGRSGYLTLTRLAVDSYEREEYLLFSGFDDAGVALDQETMEKLFGLGGTAAPHVLPSAAQGQLAREAERHAQATVSRSLEQNNAHFQAAREKLERWAEDLVHSAEKALHDTKEQIKALRREARQAVTLAEQHAVQERIQKLERQQRKQRQEIFAAEDEVFEKRDRLIDELERRLAQRAETETLFSVRWTVV
- a CDS encoding HNH endonuclease, producing the protein MLVENGARWLQEYLADPTNETKRKRYRHDDVRAALREETGWKCVFCESRIGHNTPGDVEHKKPASKFQELRFVWDNLTVACTECNRRKSDYHSDELPFIDPYLHAVEEDVVHCGPLVTWRIGAASAEFSVRKLELHLYDRPALIQQKLDVLARARALIDLSANDADPLTPVRLDELRKMQEKNAEFSACVRAFVAVLLPSAALWTA
- a CDS encoding AAA family ATPase yields the protein MTYFTHLKLSRWRQFESVALDLSDRLVVLTGPNGCGKTTLLSLLGRHFGWNQQFLSSPLTSKRQRRRYSDAWDAEEQPEISGVPIGTLGYSEGHQARIVAPVADSTQTNIQLDNQRPVAGIHIPSHRPPPGYARLQNIPIDPKTSEQHFQAYQNFLFQSYGESPRRNPSVAMKEALIGFAVFGEGNSSVSANQEYEGILRGFESILGKLLPQHLGFERIEIDTPEVLLRTRTGRFPLESMSGGLNAIFGIAWQIHMHAIGGRTCTVLLDEPENHLHPSMQREFLPRLLDAFPDHRFVVATHSPFVVASSPVAAVYGLLFGTNQRVTSRRLEHTDLAGSPQRLLRDVLDVPVVMPLWVEARIKQLLSGFADRSFDADAISELRERLREEGLESAFGDYLVQAPLRGESSLS